Within the Deinococcus peraridilitoris DSM 19664 genome, the region AAGCAGTTGTATCTACCCGAAGCTCGCCCCGCAGCCACTACGCGAGGAGTACCTCCTCACGGGGCCGCTGGAAGCGACAAACCGTGCGTACGCCGTGGCGAAGATTGCCGCGATTGAGTTGTGTGATCACTACCGCGCCCAGTACGGGTGTGACTTCATCAGCGCCATGCCGACCAATCTGTATGGTCCGGGGGACAACTTCGACCTGCAGAACTCGCACGTCTTGCCCGCCTTGATTCGCAAAATGGTGGACGCCAAGGAGCAGGCGAAACAGGTCGTAGACATCTGGGGTTCCGGCTCGCCATTGCGCGAGTTCCTGCATGTGGACGACCTGGCAGATGCCTGCCTGTTCCTGATGCAGCACGTGAGCGAACCCGGCCCGATCAACGTGGGAACGGGCGTGGACCTCTCGATTCGCGATCTGGCTCTGCTTGTGCGGGATGTCGTGGGCTACGATGGAGCACTCGCGTTCGACGCCAGCAAACCTGATGGCACACCACGCAAACTGATGGACGTGAGTAAGCTGCGTGAGCTGGGCTGGACAGCACGCATCGATTTGCGCGAAGGGATTGAGCAGACGCTGGAATGGTATCTGACGCACCGCGACTCAGAACTGGTCCGGCATTGAATTCGGCTCTTTAGCGGACGATGCTGCCCCCACTCGCAGACAAAGACTG harbors:
- a CDS encoding GDP-L-fucose synthase family protein — translated: MDKHAKIFVAGHRGMVGGAILRRLQAEGYTNIITRASSQLDLRNQTAVREVLEAERPEYVFLAAAKVGGILANSTYPADFLYDNLMIATNVIHGSYEVGVRKLLNLGSSCIYPKLAPQPLREEYLLTGPLEATNRAYAVAKIAAIELCDHYRAQYGCDFISAMPTNLYGPGDNFDLQNSHVLPALIRKMVDAKEQAKQVVDIWGSGSPLREFLHVDDLADACLFLMQHVSEPGPINVGTGVDLSIRDLALLVRDVVGYDGALAFDASKPDGTPRKLMDVSKLRELGWTARIDLREGIEQTLEWYLTHRDSELVRH